The following coding sequences lie in one Armatimonadota bacterium genomic window:
- a CDS encoding MG2 domain-containing protein: MKRTVLLLMAVFSAAGSTRAIAPPQIEAWVARDAAPGPKVRLTINTRNVPVVQIEAFQVQGLDWLLNRDRQHKRPLPGAAPVKSWSVSASTPGQRPSPNQADVYRSRQVNLPPLSPGVYLLVLNAGAASAWAVVNVTDLAVVVKRSPRAVAAWVTDVKTGSPVSGADAGLYWRDGQRLGGASTRADGLAQFPAPAATDQVVIIRYHGDLAAVPIGVSDPDGALTMHFQTDRPVYRPGQTVFFKAILRRTKGRGYTAVADTTCSVQVRDAKDNPLSEETISTNAVGTLDSRVDIPEAGSIGPYTIAIRTGKDTAYGQFTVAAYRKPEFKVTVRPEKERYLAGETLRFALQARYYFGAPLPQAGIRYQVRRSPTPYGAVDEGESWYSGGDGNLYPHDTYNAHPFVAEGTVTTDESGNAVITVPAQKDLPDSRYDINCTVTDASRRQVEASAGVQVYGAAKRIALSTDLLFTSLGSNIPVKILAVDLDGKPTSAHVTLIVSHAVWDEVAGRYQNREIARTTVNVPTSGMTVARVPARAEGSQTVRAVAPDGTGRVANAAMSVWVASPTTKPERMQAGPSVSVRLDRRAYLPGENVRVWITTNTPERPILVTAEGLEAWRVAMLPAGRSGRAWAVPARLAMSPNFQITASQWTRNGLISGSALVRVPDKSRHLSVTVKPERNDYRPGDLARYVLTTRGQDGMPVSADVAVTVVDEAIYAVRPDTTPDPFTLFWGLRPNAVTTAFSAPEEVSGGAYQRVNATAPVRERFVDTALWQPHAVTGPDGTAAFTVEIPGNLTSWRATATAVTGDTRVGRATSSVRVSRPVMLRLATPRQMAAGDRITLRGTVNNRTDSSHVFEAMLSSEGARVEGETMKRVTVPANGEGIVEWTLNADTLPDSGQATLTARAIAADAPADKGEDFSDALRVPIRIVPNGVAERIRQGATMTSESTSTLTLPSDRIEPASEVKVTVRTGLAGVVSDMAHRLLATRAFGTADAADQLLTASAPGVTADPKVFREAVALLARNQQGNGAWGWWEDDPADAEITAHALTALARASSAGLPVPRPMLRRGASGGVYMVGQTGLWEHRALLSAAVALAESALAREQAGPSPSEHSDGPRLLDDVRRRGEFLSPYARLVLDEGWLAVGNRAAAQDAMASALSSAAIGPDTAYVPAGERLGWDATEVETTAQALTDIQLLKPDSDLAPKMALRLATPDEGVCCRSTGDDAVAAYALSTWLAAHPSPARSGTTALVVNGQGVAGRTGLSGDVVTFDVPRRVLADTNTFTLKRTGEGEAFTSIEAVVYRTAADEADHGVRVLRRLEVQDANGVWNRVADSIPAASPVRVTVVVWPDDRAGALRVTEPLPAGFEFADGEYSGVREEVRDGAVIHELRGNGRPQTFRYYIRAESAGRVTAPPAVSEVLRRPGVNGHSSPQTLEVRP; encoded by the coding sequence ATGAAACGCACCGTTCTCCTTCTGATGGCCGTCTTCTCTGCCGCCGGTTCCACGCGGGCCATTGCTCCACCCCAGATCGAAGCCTGGGTAGCGCGGGATGCCGCACCCGGGCCGAAGGTCAGGCTTACGATCAACACGCGCAACGTTCCCGTGGTACAGATTGAAGCCTTTCAAGTGCAGGGGCTGGACTGGCTTCTCAACCGCGACCGCCAGCATAAGCGCCCGCTGCCGGGCGCGGCACCGGTGAAGTCGTGGAGCGTCAGCGCGTCCACGCCGGGCCAGCGCCCCTCACCCAATCAGGCCGATGTGTACCGCAGCCGGCAGGTCAACCTGCCGCCTTTGTCGCCGGGGGTGTACCTGCTCGTGCTCAATGCTGGAGCAGCGTCAGCCTGGGCGGTGGTGAACGTCACCGACCTGGCCGTTGTGGTGAAGCGCTCGCCGCGCGCGGTGGCCGCGTGGGTGACCGACGTGAAGACGGGGTCGCCGGTTTCCGGCGCGGACGCCGGCCTCTACTGGCGGGACGGCCAGCGCCTCGGCGGAGCATCGACACGAGCCGACGGGCTGGCGCAGTTTCCGGCGCCCGCCGCGACAGATCAGGTGGTCATCATCCGGTACCACGGTGACCTGGCCGCCGTGCCGATCGGCGTCTCGGATCCGGACGGTGCGCTCACCATGCACTTCCAGACGGATCGCCCCGTTTACCGGCCGGGCCAGACTGTATTTTTCAAAGCCATCCTCCGCCGGACAAAAGGACGCGGCTATACGGCCGTGGCGGACACCACGTGCAGCGTGCAAGTGCGCGACGCGAAGGACAATCCACTCTCGGAAGAGACAATCTCCACGAACGCGGTCGGCACGCTCGACAGCCGCGTCGACATACCGGAAGCGGGGAGCATCGGGCCGTACACCATCGCAATCCGAACGGGCAAAGACACAGCGTACGGCCAATTCACGGTGGCGGCTTACCGGAAACCGGAGTTCAAGGTGACGGTGCGCCCGGAGAAGGAGCGATATCTGGCCGGAGAAACGCTTCGATTCGCGCTGCAGGCGCGCTACTACTTCGGCGCGCCTCTCCCGCAAGCCGGGATCCGTTACCAGGTGCGGCGCAGCCCAACGCCGTACGGTGCGGTTGATGAGGGCGAATCCTGGTATTCGGGAGGCGACGGCAACCTCTACCCGCACGATACCTACAATGCCCACCCATTTGTCGCCGAAGGCACCGTGACAACCGACGAGTCAGGAAATGCCGTCATCACCGTCCCAGCCCAAAAGGATCTGCCGGATTCCCGTTACGACATCAATTGCACCGTGACCGATGCGTCACGCCGTCAGGTCGAAGCATCCGCCGGCGTTCAAGTCTACGGCGCCGCGAAGCGCATCGCACTCAGCACCGACCTGCTCTTCACCTCGCTCGGCAGCAACATCCCGGTCAAGATACTCGCGGTCGATCTGGACGGCAAGCCGACCTCGGCTCACGTGACGCTGATCGTGAGCCACGCCGTCTGGGATGAGGTGGCGGGTCGTTACCAGAACCGGGAGATCGCGCGCACAACGGTAAACGTCCCCACCTCGGGGATGACAGTCGCCCGCGTCCCCGCGAGAGCCGAGGGATCCCAGACGGTTCGCGCGGTTGCGCCGGACGGCACCGGCCGGGTCGCGAACGCGGCCATGTCCGTTTGGGTTGCCTCACCGACGACGAAACCCGAGCGGATGCAGGCCGGCCCATCGGTCTCGGTTCGATTGGACCGCCGCGCATACCTACCCGGCGAGAACGTGCGCGTCTGGATTACCACGAACACTCCGGAGCGGCCCATCCTGGTAACAGCCGAAGGGCTGGAAGCGTGGCGCGTCGCGATGCTGCCCGCGGGCCGAAGCGGGCGCGCATGGGCCGTGCCGGCCCGCCTTGCGATGTCGCCGAATTTTCAGATCACCGCCTCTCAATGGACGCGAAACGGCCTGATTTCCGGCAGCGCTCTCGTCCGCGTGCCCGACAAGTCACGACACCTGTCGGTTACCGTGAAGCCGGAGCGGAACGACTACCGGCCGGGCGATCTCGCCCGCTACGTCCTGACGACGAGGGGACAAGACGGGATGCCGGTCTCCGCCGATGTCGCTGTCACGGTCGTTGATGAGGCAATCTACGCGGTACGCCCGGACACCACGCCGGATCCTTTCACACTGTTCTGGGGGCTGCGGCCAAATGCGGTCACGACCGCCTTTTCGGCGCCGGAAGAGGTGTCCGGGGGCGCGTATCAACGGGTGAATGCCACGGCACCCGTGCGCGAACGGTTCGTGGACACGGCGCTCTGGCAGCCTCACGCTGTCACGGGTCCGGACGGAACAGCGGCCTTCACAGTGGAGATCCCCGGCAATCTCACCTCCTGGCGCGCCACAGCCACGGCGGTGACCGGTGACACGCGCGTCGGGCGCGCCACATCGAGCGTGCGGGTGTCGCGTCCAGTAATGCTGAGGCTTGCCACCCCACGACAGATGGCCGCGGGTGACCGCATCACGCTTCGGGGCACCGTAAACAACCGCACGGATTCCTCCCATGTCTTCGAGGCGATGCTCTCCTCGGAGGGAGCCCGCGTGGAAGGGGAAACCATGAAGCGCGTCACGGTCCCGGCGAATGGCGAGGGCATCGTTGAGTGGACCTTGAACGCTGATACGTTGCCGGATTCCGGCCAGGCGACGCTCACCGCCCGGGCCATCGCCGCGGACGCTCCCGCCGACAAAGGAGAGGATTTCTCAGATGCCCTGCGCGTGCCGATCCGCATCGTGCCGAACGGTGTCGCCGAGCGCATCCGGCAGGGCGCAACGATGACGTCTGAATCCACATCCACGCTCACGCTGCCGTCGGATCGCATTGAGCCGGCGAGCGAGGTGAAGGTCACCGTGCGCACCGGCCTCGCCGGAGTCGTCTCCGATATGGCTCATCGGTTACTGGCCACGCGCGCGTTTGGGACTGCCGACGCGGCGGACCAACTGCTGACCGCTTCCGCGCCCGGCGTAACCGCAGACCCAAAAGTGTTCCGCGAGGCCGTTGCGCTTCTCGCGCGGAACCAGCAAGGGAACGGAGCCTGGGGCTGGTGGGAGGACGACCCCGCGGATGCGGAGATCACGGCTCACGCACTGACAGCCCTTGCCCGGGCTTCCAGCGCCGGGCTGCCCGTACCGCGCCCGATGCTGCGCCGTGGCGCGAGCGGAGGTGTCTATATGGTCGGGCAGACGGGGCTGTGGGAGCATCGCGCGCTCCTCTCGGCGGCGGTCGCTCTCGCGGAAAGCGCGCTGGCCCGTGAGCAGGCGGGGCCGTCGCCCTCGGAGCATTCAGACGGGCCGCGGCTCCTCGATGACGTGCGCCGGCGCGGTGAGTTCCTTTCGCCATACGCACGTCTTGTCCTCGACGAGGGCTGGCTGGCTGTTGGCAATCGCGCGGCTGCTCAGGACGCCATGGCGTCCGCCCTCAGCTCCGCGGCGATCGGACCGGACACGGCGTACGTCCCCGCCGGCGAACGGCTCGGCTGGGACGCCACCGAGGTCGAGACAACCGCGCAGGCGCTGACGGACATTCAGCTCCTCAAACCGGACAGCGATCTGGCCCCGAAAATGGCTCTCCGTCTCGCGACGCCGGATGAGGGAGTCTGCTGCCGTTCAACCGGCGATGACGCGGTCGCCGCGTATGCCCTCTCCACATGGCTTGCCGCCCATCCCAGCCCTGCCCGATCCGGTACGACCGCTCTTGTGGTGAACGGCCAGGGGGTGGCTGGGAGGACCGGCCTTTCGGGCGACGTCGTGACGTTTGATGTGCCGCGCCGGGTGCTGGCCGACACCAACACATTCACCCTGAAGCGGACCGGCGAAGGCGAAGCATTCACCTCCATTGAAGCGGTCGTCTACCGAACCGCCGCCGATGAGGCGGACCACGGAGTGCGTGTTCTACGCCGCCTGGAGGTACAGGACGCAAACGGTGTGTGGAACAGGGTGGCCGATAGCATCCCGGCGGCCAGCCCGGTTCGCGTTACCGTCGTTGTGTGGCCGGACGATCGGGCCGGGGCGCTTCGTGTAACGGAGCCGCTTCCGGCCGGGTTCGAGTTCGCGGACGGCGAGTACTCGGGAGTCCGGGAAGAGGTGCGAGACGGCGCGGTGATCCACGAATTGCGCGGAAACGGCCGTCCGCAGACCTTCCGCTATTACATCAGGGCCGAATCCGCGGGGCGCGTGACGGCCCCGCCGGCGGTTTCGGAAGTCCTGCGCCGGCCCGGCGTGAATGGCCATTCATCCCCGCAAACGCTCGAGGTGCGGCCGTGA
- a CDS encoding AMMECR1 domain-containing protein, producing the protein MPTTRTILACLLLGHPAGARQPAQPLCPPVGPQPAALIALARSAVVSAARGTPLPALRPQAPPRPVFVTIERDGRVLGCRGSLEARTGSLEAEVVLAAQAAAVHDPRYRRLTPADTQRFLVTVTIMDRLEPIRDVSGLTPSAGLVLRSGGRCGVVLPWEGKDPAVRLRWAYTKAGETQGASVQLFRMIAERYRG; encoded by the coding sequence ATGCCAACGACGCGAACGATTCTAGCGTGCCTCTTGCTTGGACATCCTGCCGGCGCCCGACAGCCCGCGCAGCCGCTCTGCCCGCCTGTCGGGCCTCAGCCGGCTGCCCTGATCGCGTTGGCCCGAAGCGCCGTCGTGTCCGCCGCACGCGGAACACCCCTTCCGGCCTTGAGACCGCAGGCGCCCCCTCGCCCCGTCTTTGTGACGATCGAGCGCGATGGGCGCGTGCTGGGCTGCCGTGGCAGCCTCGAAGCGCGAACCGGCTCGTTGGAGGCGGAGGTGGTGTTGGCCGCTCAAGCCGCCGCCGTGCACGATCCTCGCTACCGCCGCCTCACCCCCGCGGATACGCAGCGCTTTCTGGTAACTGTGACCATCATGGACCGTCTGGAGCCCATAAGAGACGTCTCCGGTCTCACTCCGTCGGCTGGGCTTGTGCTGCGGTCCGGTGGACGATGCGGCGTCGTTCTCCCATGGGAGGGTAAGGACCCCGCCGTGCGCCTGCGGTGGGCTTACACCAAGGCGGGAGAAACCCAGGGAGCAAGCGTCCAACTGTTTCGCATGATAGCTGAGAGGTACCGCGGATGA
- a CDS encoding polysaccharide biosynthesis protein encodes MTDRDVRDAIEGRNILVTGGTGSFGHQILRDLLPLNPDCIHIYSRDEKKQYDMAMSYRQCKNLKFDIGDVRNLERTRDAMRGIDIVFNAAALKQVPNCEYAPFEAVETNIIGANNVRRAAIEAGVKTVVSISTDKAVKPVNVMGMTKAIQERIMLDPTYSGGNTRFLCVRYGNVLGSRGSVVPLFFDYIQKGTPLPITHPDMTRFQLTLKEAVQLVFRATVEGESGDLWVQKMPAARIPDLGQALAYGLTGRRDYPLEVIGMRPGEKMHEVLVSEEEMWRATELPDYYLIPSWAKSQEKQATGKVNVSEYSSAVTHQLTHDEICTMLEADGWFGPGAKAKAAHGVEINEN; translated from the coding sequence ATGACAGATCGGGACGTGCGGGACGCAATAGAAGGTCGGAACATACTCGTAACTGGAGGTACCGGCAGTTTCGGGCACCAGATATTGAGAGATCTATTGCCTCTGAATCCGGATTGTATTCACATATACAGCCGCGACGAGAAGAAGCAGTACGACATGGCGATGTCCTACCGGCAGTGCAAGAATCTGAAATTCGACATTGGTGACGTCCGAAATCTGGAAAGAACGCGGGATGCGATGCGGGGTATCGACATCGTGTTCAACGCGGCGGCCCTGAAACAGGTCCCGAACTGCGAATACGCTCCCTTTGAAGCGGTCGAGACCAACATTATCGGCGCTAACAACGTCCGTCGCGCCGCCATAGAAGCGGGCGTCAAGACGGTCGTCTCGATCAGCACGGACAAAGCGGTCAAGCCGGTGAACGTCATGGGGATGACCAAGGCGATCCAGGAGCGGATCATGCTCGACCCCACTTATTCCGGCGGGAATACGAGGTTCCTCTGTGTGCGCTACGGTAATGTGCTCGGCAGCCGTGGCAGCGTTGTGCCGTTGTTCTTCGATTACATTCAGAAGGGAACACCTCTGCCGATTACCCATCCCGACATGACGCGCTTCCAGTTGACTCTGAAGGAAGCGGTACAACTGGTCTTCCGCGCGACAGTGGAAGGCGAGTCCGGCGACCTCTGGGTACAGAAGATGCCCGCGGCGCGCATACCGGACCTGGGTCAGGCGCTGGCCTATGGCCTGACGGGACGGCGGGACTATCCTCTCGAGGTCATCGGCATGCGTCCCGGTGAGAAGATGCACGAAGTCCTGGTTTCCGAGGAGGAGATGTGGCGCGCCACCGAGTTACCGGACTACTACCTGATCCCCTCCTGGGCAAAATCGCAGGAGAAGCAGGCCACCGGGAAGGTGAACGTGTCTGAGTATTCCTCCGCGGTGACCCATCAGCTGACCCATGACGAGATCTGCACCATGCTGGAGGCCGATGGGTGGTTTGGGCCCGGCGCCAAGGCAAAGGCCGCCCACGGAGTCGAGATAAATGAGAACTGA
- a CDS encoding DegT/DnrJ/EryC1/StrS family aminotransferase — MRTDRAPIPLFKVFLAPEDVLMPRLRDVLYSGQISEGEAVYEFERQFSAFVGLPNVLSFYSGTAALHAALILAGVQPGDEVISTPMTAEPTNMAIRHAGANIVWADVDTANGNLTGESIAEMITPRTRAIMVVHYGGVPAAMHGIRRVSEKAGVPVIEDAAHALGARYGNLPIGALSEHAMFSLQAIKHMTTVDGGMLACKDPDDLPKGRSVRWFGIDRQAPRTEVDVSRVGYKYHMNNVNATIGLAQLEHIEPVIERHIANGRYFDAALRGIPGLDVCTWDEAAEPSYWFYTVLADRRDDLARYLTEHGIGNSQAHKRNDLHSVFASSRRELPGLDSFYSRMLHIPCGWWVSDEDREFIADTIRRGW; from the coding sequence ATGAGAACTGACCGCGCGCCCATCCCGCTGTTCAAAGTGTTCCTGGCCCCTGAAGACGTTCTCATGCCGCGCCTGCGCGACGTGCTCTACAGTGGTCAGATCAGCGAAGGCGAAGCGGTCTACGAGTTCGAACGGCAGTTTTCCGCGTTCGTGGGACTCCCGAACGTATTGTCCTTCTACAGCGGAACGGCGGCGCTCCATGCGGCGCTGATCCTTGCCGGTGTTCAGCCCGGCGATGAAGTCATTTCGACGCCCATGACTGCGGAACCGACCAATATGGCCATTCGCCACGCCGGCGCAAACATCGTGTGGGCCGATGTAGATACGGCGAACGGAAACCTGACGGGCGAATCCATTGCCGAGATGATCACCCCGCGAACCCGGGCGATCATGGTCGTTCATTATGGCGGCGTCCCGGCCGCCATGCACGGCATCCGGCGCGTCTCCGAAAAGGCCGGGGTGCCGGTGATAGAGGATGCCGCACACGCGCTCGGCGCACGTTATGGCAATCTTCCCATCGGCGCCCTTTCCGAGCACGCCATGTTTTCCCTTCAAGCGATCAAGCATATGACCACCGTGGATGGCGGAATGCTTGCCTGCAAAGATCCGGATGACCTGCCAAAGGGGCGTTCCGTGCGATGGTTCGGCATCGATCGTCAGGCGCCGCGCACCGAAGTGGACGTCAGCAGAGTTGGCTACAAGTATCACATGAACAATGTGAACGCCACCATTGGACTGGCTCAACTGGAACACATCGAGCCGGTAATCGAACGCCACATCGCCAACGGCCGGTACTTTGACGCAGCCCTCCGCGGGATTCCGGGCCTGGACGTCTGCACCTGGGACGAGGCCGCCGAACCTTCTTACTGGTTCTACACGGTTCTGGCGGACCGAAGGGATGACTTGGCGCGATATCTCACGGAGCACGGGATCGGAAACTCGCAGGCTCACAAGCGTAACGATCTGCATTCGGTGTTCGCCTCAAGCCGCCGCGAACTCCCGGGCCTGGACTCATTCTACTCACGCATGCTCCACATACCCTGCGGTTGGTGGGTGAGCGATGAGGATAGAGAGTTCATCGCTGATACGATCAGGCGGGGCTGGTGA
- a CDS encoding DegT/DnrJ/EryC1/StrS family aminotransferase, translating to MIQANSVKNIPLYQVGIPPTVSEPVAQVLASGQIAYGPNVAKFEDLLRGYLGVPWLTVNGDISTALTLCLFQAGVRPGDEVIMSPLVCLATSCPVRNLFANIRWCDVDPTTGNIDPADLEKRITPRTKAVVVYHWAGNPSDLQGIQAVARANNVAVIEDAGEALGAEYHGKKIGAGGSDFAVFSFYANRHLTTIDGGAIACAREEDCEKLRWLKRYGIHQPSFRDADGEIDPASDIPVAGWNSYMSHVAATIGLAQMDQLPSIIARYQSNGLYFDERLAGIPGVTVLNRPPDSRSAYWVYTFLARDRDRLMRSLRQHGVQASRVHLRNDVYSAFGSAPDSLPGVDSFSKRCLSVPSGWWVTDEDRARIHDVIADEA from the coding sequence ATGATCCAGGCGAACTCAGTCAAGAACATCCCTCTGTACCAGGTTGGCATTCCGCCGACCGTTAGTGAGCCCGTTGCACAGGTGCTGGCGTCGGGGCAGATTGCCTACGGGCCGAACGTGGCGAAGTTTGAGGACCTGCTCCGCGGATACCTCGGCGTTCCCTGGTTGACGGTTAACGGCGATATTTCTACAGCGCTGACCCTCTGCCTGTTTCAGGCGGGAGTGCGGCCCGGCGATGAAGTCATCATGTCGCCGCTCGTGTGTCTGGCAACCAGCTGCCCTGTGCGGAATCTGTTCGCCAACATCCGGTGGTGCGATGTGGATCCGACCACCGGCAACATCGACCCGGCGGACCTCGAAAAGAGAATTACCCCGCGAACAAAGGCGGTCGTCGTCTACCACTGGGCGGGCAATCCCTCCGATCTGCAGGGCATCCAGGCTGTCGCTCGAGCCAACAACGTCGCTGTGATCGAGGACGCCGGCGAAGCGCTTGGAGCGGAATACCACGGAAAGAAGATTGGGGCGGGCGGGTCGGACTTTGCCGTGTTCTCGTTTTACGCCAATCGCCACCTGACGACCATCGACGGGGGCGCGATCGCCTGCGCGCGGGAAGAGGACTGCGAAAAGCTGCGGTGGCTTAAGCGCTATGGCATACACCAGCCGAGTTTTCGCGACGCGGACGGCGAAATCGATCCGGCGTCGGACATCCCGGTGGCGGGTTGGAACAGCTACATGAGCCACGTGGCCGCTACGATCGGCCTCGCGCAAATGGACCAACTGCCTTCGATAATCGCCCGGTACCAATCGAATGGATTGTATTTTGACGAACGGCTCGCCGGGATTCCGGGCGTTACGGTTCTGAATCGCCCGCCGGACTCACGGTCGGCCTACTGGGTCTATACTTTTCTTGCGCGAGACCGCGATCGTCTCATGAGGAGTCTTCGTCAGCATGGGGTACAGGCATCCAGAGTGCACTTGCGCAACGACGTCTACTCGGCCTTCGGGAGTGCGCCAGATAGCCTTCCGGGTGTGGATTCATTCTCGAAGCGTTGCCTGAGTGTGCCTTCCGGTTGGTGGGTAACAGATGAGGACCGCGCTCGGATCCATGACGTTATTGCGGATGAGGCGTGA
- a CDS encoding GNAT family N-acetyltransferase, which yields MKTEIRGCRPEELPAVIEGIDQEFITSKHRVLSLAQRFPGTLCRENTPRILVAISEAAICGALSIKPFEWAAPERNWHGAMIGMVWVDAQYRGTGIGGRLLSSATHFLYDSGVDFGVLWTGTPGFYERAGWRLNDSGLFGVAANHAGCTSGADVSCQPLVSVDVAWLENLRSRYLPKRVVRNAADYRTVPIPATRVLCFSAMNPDGSGGYALVGEEDGVGYLYEMVAPPALWDRIWGAVGERFARVYVNGQVDDPFSEWLAERDFVVWEPQHKTMWLSVNGSIGESDFDAWHIPYFDWI from the coding sequence ATGAAGACTGAAATCCGGGGGTGCAGACCCGAAGAACTGCCCGCGGTGATCGAGGGCATCGATCAGGAATTCATAACCAGCAAGCACCGTGTACTGTCCCTGGCCCAACGGTTCCCCGGCACACTGTGCCGTGAGAACACTCCACGAATACTTGTAGCGATATCGGAGGCTGCTATCTGCGGGGCCCTCTCCATCAAACCGTTCGAATGGGCAGCGCCAGAGCGCAACTGGCACGGGGCAATGATCGGGATGGTCTGGGTCGATGCGCAGTACCGCGGAACGGGAATCGGCGGTCGCCTTTTGTCTTCGGCAACACATTTCCTGTACGATTCAGGCGTAGACTTCGGCGTCCTGTGGACGGGAACGCCGGGGTTCTATGAACGGGCCGGATGGCGGCTGAACGATTCTGGTCTTTTCGGCGTGGCGGCAAACCATGCTGGGTGCACATCCGGCGCCGATGTTTCGTGCCAGCCTCTCGTTTCCGTGGATGTGGCGTGGCTCGAGAATTTGCGGTCACGTTACCTCCCGAAGCGTGTTGTCAGGAATGCCGCCGACTACCGTACCGTTCCGATTCCCGCCACCCGTGTGCTTTGTTTCTCCGCGATGAACCCCGACGGCAGCGGAGGCTATGCGCTGGTCGGCGAAGAGGATGGCGTTGGATACTTGTACGAGATGGTGGCGCCTCCGGCTCTCTGGGACCGGATATGGGGGGCTGTTGGCGAGCGCTTCGCCCGGGTCTATGTAAACGGGCAAGTGGACGACCCGTTCTCGGAGTGGCTTGCTGAGAGAGATTTCGTCGTGTGGGAGCCGCAGCACAAGACAATGTGGCTCAGCGTAAACGGTTCTATAGGTGAAAGCGATTTTGATGCCTGGCATATACCTTACTTTGACTGGATATAG